A window of the Lactuca sativa cultivar Salinas chromosome 5, Lsat_Salinas_v11, whole genome shotgun sequence genome harbors these coding sequences:
- the LOC111898354 gene encoding GDSL esterase/lipase At1g58430, translating into MAFAVFIFALLLKVSTALSSQNMAHLFPAVLIFGDSTADSGNNNYINTPFKADHPPYGEDFPGKIPTGRFSNGKLVSDFWASLLGIKQTVPPFLQPNISDFDIRTGVNFASAGSGYDDMTAQISQVIPVTKQLYYFKEYIKRLKKVVGIKEANRIIEGALVSISAGTNDFTISYYDLPSRRDDFSMDDYQDYILKKLQNFVNGLYKLGCRTMVVSGLPPMGCLPIQMLSRFSRTCLTDQNTDARVYNQKLMNLLPQIQSSLKGSRIMYADIYNPMTEMIRNPRKHGFTHTKVGCCGTGLLEAGPICTYLTPLCTNPSNYLFFDSIHPTEAAYRYVTKTLLNKILRHLNTSGHVF; encoded by the exons ATGGCTTTCGCCGTGTTCATCTTCGCCTTACTTCTCAAAGTCTCCACCGCCCTTTCTAGTCAGAACATGGCCCATCTATTCCCTGCCGTCCTCATTTTTGGCGACTCCACTGCAGATTCCGGCAACAACAATTACATAAATACCCCATTCAAAGCCGACCATCCCCCATACGGGGAAGATTTTCCTGGAAAAATCCCCACCGGCCGGTTTTCAAACGGAAAACTGGTGTCGGACTTTTGGGCGTCTCTGCTGGGAATAAAACAAACCGTTCCTCCGTTCCTGCAGCCTAATATCTCCGATTTTGATATCCGCACCGGAGTGAACTTCGCTTCCGCCGGATCGGGGTACGATGACATGACGGCTCAGATTTCACAGGTGATTCCTGTTACGAAGCAGTTGTATTACTTTAAGGAGTATATAAAGAGATTGAAGAAAGTTGTGGGGATCAAAGAAGCCAATAGGATAATTGAGGGGGCGTTGGTGTCAATTAGTGCTGGAACAAATGATTTCACGATTAGCTACTACGATCTGCCTTCTAGAAGAGATGATTTCTCCATGGACGATTACCAGGATTATATATTGAAGAAGCTTCAGAATTTCGTCAat GGGCTGTACAAGCTCGGATGTCGAACAATGGTGGTTTCAGGGCTACCTCCGATGGGGTGTTTACCGATTCAAATGTTGTCCAGATTCTCGAGAACATGTTTGACGGATCAGAACACCGATGCTCGAGTGTACAATCAGAAGCTCATGAATCTGCTGCCGCAGATTCAATCTTCTCTGAAAGGAAGCCGAATTATGTACGCAGATATCTACAATCCGATGACGGAGATGATCCGAAATCCACGAAAACATG GATTTACTCATACGAAAGTGGGGTGCTGTGGAACTGGGTTACTGGAAGCAGGACCAATATGTACATATCTTACTCCACTATGTACAAACCCTTCAAACTACTTGTTTTTCGATAGCATCCATCCAACTGAAGCTGCCTATCGTTACGTTACCAAAACCCTTCTCAATAAAATCCTCCGTCATCTGAATACCTCCGGCCATGTTTTCTAA
- the LOC111898355 gene encoding exocyst complex component EXO70B1 yields the protein MAETGEEKLIAVARHIAKTLGNTDNAMADDILQIFSNFDGRLREKLHESLSGNDGGAALDQTLRTIDRRISRYLTVDQPIWADPADASSFLDDVDELVAVIREWSAMADDKAVTSCLDRAEDLLQQCMFRLEEEFKLLIGRGGAESSDNAVGGGVGGYLDSDDDEDDGFDDVEIPVAHPVSDYNITIEALPSSTINDLHEIAKRMVAAGYGKECSLAYSTCRREFLEESLSRLGFLGLQNSSKPLEDADNDVEIEKWVKAINMAVRVFYPSERRLCDRVFGYSSATAAAADLSFMDVCRVSTMELLNFANGIAMGSRAPERLFKILDVYEAVKDLLPEFEVLFSDQYCLFLRNEATGVWKRLGESIRGIFLELENLIRRDPAKAAVPGGGLHPITRYVMNYLRAACSRPTLEQVFDDNLDGSSPSPSSSLPVQISWIMEVLENNLESKSKTYRDPALSSVFMMNNGRYIVKKVKGDELGSLLGDDWIRKQTSKVRQHHVNYQRSSWHKILNTLKLDNSNLSSNVASKALKDKLKLFNSQFDDIFRTQSTWAIFDEQLREELKISVAGTLLPAYRNFLGRFYNLQDIGKYADKHVKFSIEDVEARIDDLFQATAVAGGGRK from the coding sequence ATGGCTGAAACCGGCGAAGAGAAACTCATTGCCGTGGCTCGTCACATAGCTAAAACTCTAGGCAACACCGATAATGCCATGGCCGATGATATACTCCAAATCTTCTCTAACTTTGATGGCAGATTAAGGGAAAAGCTACATGAAAGTCTTTCCGGCAACGACGGCGGAGCCGCACTTGATCAGACTCTCAGAACGATTGACCGACGGATCTCTAGATACCTCACGGTTGACCAACCGATATGGGCTGACCCTGCCGACGCTTCGTCGTTTCTCGACGACGTTGACGAACTAGTTGCTGTGATTCGTGAGTGGAGTGCGATGGCTGACGACAAGGCGGTTACGTCGTGTCTCGACCGAGCGGAGGATTTGCTCCAGCAGTGTATGTTTCGGCTTGAGGAAGAGTTTAAGCTGTTAATCGGACGTGGCGGCGCTGAATCTTCCGATAACGCTGTGGGAGGTGGTGTTGGTGGTTACTTAGAttctgatgatgatgaagatgacggATTCGATGATGTGGAAATTCCGGTGGCTCATCCGGTGTCGGACTATAACATCACGATCGAGGCGCTTCCGTCTAGTACAATCAACGATCTGCACGAAATCGCGAAAAGGATGGTCGCTGCCGGCTACGGAAAAGAATGCTCGCTTGCTTACAGCACCTGCCGGAGGGAGTTTTTGGAAGAAAGCCTTTCGAGATTAGGTTTTTTAGGGTTACAGAATTCGAGCAAACCTCTAGAAGACGCCGACAACGATGTTGAAATCGAGAAATGGGTCAAAGCAATTAACATGGCTGTTCGAGTTTTTTACCCTAGCGAGCGACGCCTTTGCGATCGCGTCTTCGGTTACTCCTCCGCTACCGCCGCCGCTGCCGATCTCTCTTTCATGGATGTATGTAGGGTTTCCACCATGGAGCTGCTTAATTTCGCTAATGGAATCGCCATGGGGAGCAGAGCACCAGAGAGACTGTTCAAAATTCTCGACGTATACGAAGCCGTGAAGGATCTATTACCGGAATTCGAGGTATTATTTTCCGATCAATACTGTTTATTCTTAAGAAACGAAGCCACAGGCGTTTGGAAGAGATTAGGCGAATCAATCAGAGGCATCTTCCTGGAATTAGAGAATTTAATCCGCCGTGATCCAGCCAAAGCCGCCGTCCCCGGCGGTGGTCTTCATCCAATCACCCGTTACGTCATGAATTACCTCCGTGCTGCTTGTTCCCGACCAACCCTAGAACAAGTTTTTGACGACAATCTGGACGGATCTTCTCCATCACCTTCATCTTCATTACCTGTTCAAATCTCTTGGATCATGGAAGTTCTAGAGAACAATTTAGAATCAAAATCCAAGACCTACAGAGACCCTGCGTTATCCTCCGTGTTCATGATGAACAACGGTAGATACATCGTGAAGAAAGTTAAAGGTGATGAATTAGGTTCTCTTCTAGGAGACGATTGGATCcgaaaacaaacatcaaaagtGAGACAACATCATGTAAATTACCAACGAAGCTCATGGCACAAGATTCTCAACACTTTGAAACTCGACAACAGTAACTTATCTTCAAATGTTGCTTCCAAAGCTTTGAAGGACAAACTTAAACTCTTCAATTCACAATTCGACGACATTTTCAGAACTCAATCAACATGGGCGATATTCGATGAGCAATTGAGAGAGGAACTGAAGATCTCAGTAGCTGGAACTTTGCTCCCTGCTTACAGAAATTTTCTTGGGAGGTTTTATAATCTTCAAGATATTGGGAAATATGCAGATAAACATGTTAAATTCAGCATTGAAGATGTTGAGGCtcggattgatgatttgtttcagGCAACCGCTGTGGCTGGGGGTGGCCGGAAGTGA